Proteins encoded together in one Rhizobium leguminosarum bv. trifolii WSM1325 window:
- a CDS encoding Ti-type conjugative transfer relaxase TraA (TIGRFAM: Ti-type conjugative transfer relaxase TraA~PFAM: MobA/MobL protein~KEGG: traA; Ti-type conjugative transfer relaxase TraA): MAIYHLSMKPIARSAGRSAVASAAYRAAERLTNERDGLTHDFSNRTGVEHAEIVLPVRSSAYWAMKRSALWNAAERAEKRSDARIAREFEIALPHELSSDQRLVLTRAFAEDLANRYGAAVDFAIHRPGEGSDIRNSHAHLMMTTREVRETGLGDKTLLERENRWLLANHLPPSQLQLKDLRQAWEHLANTHLERAGLDIRIDHRSHLEAGITIEPSEHVGVHATEINRQGGAVSRVRISPQSADRNAEIIRRRPEEILKLITNEKSVFNRYDIARALHRTINDDAQTFQNAFASVMASKALVELRPDSSSLRGRDGEARYSTVEMVAIEGAMATATVAMKTRQNHGVFKRNVDAAIADQDRSIQAGNPSPGQGLSAEQRQAIEHVTGPGQIAVVIGFAGAGKSTMLAAARQAWEAQGYRVHGAALAGKAAEGLEQSSGISSRTLASWEYSWQADRGRLNARDVFVIDEGGMVGSRQIARFVDEVRRAGAKLVLVGDHEQLQAIGAGAPFRAIAEAVGHAQLSEVRRQRTDWQKQASIDFASHRTADGLAAYQAHGNIQLKANRDDVLKAIIADYVADRSANPNDTRIAMAHRRDDVRAINAGIRSRLQERGELSRSTGTSDDRGEELTYQTSNGKRSFARGDRIVFLENDRDLGVKNGMLGEVIAVQPDAIQVRLDGKAQTQDGQRQVIIPVNSYQAFDHGYATTIHKTQGATVDRSFVLASTTMDRHLTYVAMTRHREGVQLYAGLDAFKTLRSLTETLSRSGVKETTLDYTHDFANRRGMEDRRGQGEGEVAPAVITKEAERIADTAVPKPTQEPRPPTPLAARSIADGGSSHQDPNVDERRDERRVLIAAVKTYAMSVEAVGQSKAMPAFERDWEAAKQLAPQVFKDARAAMDVLRGRILDENADPVALANQLSTSPETIGALAGKTGLFGDNAERKHALSRIDALASHVRQSANTWQRRLAAECGSERWKREKQDAVEVLGPSRRSEALLRQLDDLPYSDKAKFVERLAATPEGRQALAEAKDIATAIETRFGRADPSDRADQLKRAGPDQAGDIERIREVARLADRSHRAELTRQMELKRSLKRGKSLGLGM; this comes from the coding sequence ATGGCGATCTATCATCTCAGCATGAAGCCGATCGCCCGCAGCGCTGGCCGCAGCGCCGTGGCGTCCGCCGCCTATCGTGCGGCCGAGCGGCTGACGAACGAGCGTGATGGGCTAACCCATGATTTTAGCAACAGGACAGGTGTCGAGCATGCCGAGATCGTCTTGCCGGTTCGCTCTTCTGCCTATTGGGCGATGAAGCGATCGGCCTTGTGGAATGCCGCCGAGCGTGCCGAGAAGCGAAGTGACGCCCGGATTGCCCGGGAATTCGAAATCGCCCTGCCACACGAATTGAGTTCCGATCAACGCCTGGTGCTGACGCGGGCCTTTGCCGAAGATCTCGCCAATCGTTATGGCGCTGCTGTCGACTTTGCGATCCATCGGCCAGGTGAGGGAAGCGATATCCGCAACAGCCATGCGCATCTGATGATGACGACGCGTGAGGTGAGGGAAACCGGTCTTGGCGACAAGACGCTGCTCGAGCGGGAAAACAGATGGCTTCTCGCCAATCACCTGCCGCCATCGCAGCTGCAGCTGAAGGATCTCAGACAGGCGTGGGAGCATCTTGCCAACACGCACCTTGAGAGAGCCGGCCTCGATATCCGTATCGATCATCGTTCGCATCTGGAAGCCGGGATCACGATCGAGCCGAGCGAACATGTCGGTGTGCATGCGACTGAGATCAATCGCCAGGGTGGGGCAGTCTCGCGCGTCCGCATCTCACCGCAATCGGCCGATCGCAATGCCGAGATCATTCGCCGGCGGCCCGAAGAGATATTGAAGCTCATCACCAACGAGAAAAGCGTCTTCAACCGTTATGATATCGCCAGGGCTTTGCATCGCACCATCAACGACGATGCGCAGACCTTCCAGAATGCTTTTGCATCGGTCATGGCGTCGAAGGCGCTTGTCGAACTCAGACCCGACAGTTCAAGCCTTCGCGGCCGTGACGGAGAGGCACGCTATTCGACGGTCGAGATGGTGGCGATCGAGGGTGCGATGGCAACAGCCACTGTTGCGATGAAGACGCGCCAAAACCACGGTGTCTTCAAGCGCAATGTCGATGCGGCCATCGCCGATCAGGACAGATCGATCCAGGCGGGAAATCCTTCACCGGGGCAGGGGCTGTCGGCTGAACAGCGCCAGGCGATCGAGCATGTCACGGGTCCCGGTCAGATCGCCGTGGTGATCGGTTTTGCCGGTGCCGGCAAGAGCACGATGCTGGCAGCTGCCCGCCAGGCCTGGGAAGCGCAGGGTTATCGCGTTCATGGCGCGGCTCTGGCCGGCAAGGCCGCGGAAGGCCTGGAGCAATCGTCCGGCATATCGAGCCGCACCTTGGCATCGTGGGAATACAGCTGGCAGGCCGATCGCGGTCGGCTGAATGCTCGTGACGTCTTCGTCATCGACGAGGGCGGCATGGTCGGAAGTCGTCAGATCGCCCGCTTCGTCGACGAGGTCAGACGGGCCGGCGCCAAGCTCGTCCTGGTCGGTGACCATGAACAGCTTCAGGCGATCGGAGCGGGCGCGCCGTTTCGGGCGATTGCCGAAGCCGTCGGTCACGCGCAACTGTCGGAAGTGCGCCGGCAAAGAACCGATTGGCAAAAGCAGGCCTCGATCGACTTCGCCTCGCATCGGACTGCCGACGGGCTTGCTGCCTACCAAGCACATGGCAACATCCAGCTGAAAGCAAACCGCGACGACGTGCTGAAGGCGATCATTGCCGATTACGTCGCTGACCGATCGGCCAATCCCAACGACACGCGCATTGCGATGGCCCATCGACGCGACGACGTCCGTGCCATCAATGCCGGCATTCGCTCTCGGTTGCAGGAGCGCGGTGAGCTCTCAAGAAGCACCGGCACCTCGGATGATCGTGGTGAGGAACTCACCTACCAGACCAGCAATGGGAAGCGATCTTTTGCGCGCGGCGACCGCATCGTCTTCCTGGAGAACGATCGTGATCTCGGCGTCAAGAATGGCATGTTGGGCGAGGTGATCGCCGTCCAACCGGACGCAATACAGGTTCGGCTTGACGGCAAGGCGCAGACGCAAGATGGGCAACGTCAGGTGATCATTCCGGTGAACAGTTACCAGGCCTTTGATCACGGCTACGCCACGACGATCCACAAGACGCAAGGGGCTACCGTCGACCGGAGTTTTGTTCTGGCGTCGACGACGATGGACCGGCATCTGACCTACGTGGCGATGACCCGTCATCGCGAAGGGGTGCAGCTCTATGCCGGGCTGGATGCGTTCAAGACGCTGCGCTCCCTGACGGAGACGCTGAGCCGGTCAGGCGTGAAGGAGACGACGCTCGACTATACCCATGACTTTGCCAATCGGCGCGGCATGGAGGATCGCCGGGGGCAGGGCGAAGGTGAGGTCGCACCTGCGGTAATCACCAAGGAGGCGGAGCGCATCGCGGACACGGCGGTTCCCAAGCCAACGCAGGAACCGCGGCCGCCGACACCGCTCGCAGCCCGCAGCATCGCCGATGGCGGCTCTTCGCACCAGGATCCCAATGTCGATGAACGTCGCGATGAACGTCGCGTGCTCATTGCGGCCGTGAAGACCTATGCGATGAGCGTCGAAGCGGTTGGACAATCAAAGGCGATGCCGGCATTCGAACGAGATTGGGAGGCGGCAAAGCAGCTTGCGCCGCAGGTGTTCAAGGACGCGCGAGCGGCCATGGACGTGTTGCGCGGTCGCATCCTCGATGAAAACGCCGATCCGGTCGCGCTCGCAAACCAACTCAGCACTTCGCCCGAGACGATCGGCGCGCTCGCCGGCAAGACCGGCCTGTTCGGAGACAACGCTGAACGCAAACACGCGCTTTCCCGGATCGATGCGCTGGCTTCGCATGTTCGCCAATCCGCCAACACCTGGCAGCGTCGCCTCGCGGCTGAATGCGGCTCGGAGCGCTGGAAACGAGAAAAGCAGGACGCGGTCGAGGTTCTGGGGCCGAGCCGCCGGAGTGAGGCGCTGCTGCGCCAGCTCGACGATCTCCCCTATAGCGACAAGGCCAAGTTCGTCGAACGACTGGCGGCGACACCGGAGGGCCGTCAGGCGCTTGCCGAGGCAAAGGACATCGCTACTGCGATCGAAACGCGCTTCGGTCGCGCCGATCCCTCAGATCGCGCGGATCAGCTGAAGCGCGCCGGGCCTGATCAGGCTGGGGACATCGAGCGTATCCGCGAGGTTGCTCGCCTTGCCGATCGTAGTCATCGCGCGGAGCTCACCCGGCAGATGGAGTTGAAGCGGTCGCTGAAGCGGGGCAAGTCCTTGGGCCTTGGGATGTAG
- a CDS encoding hypothetical protein (KEGG: traG; Ti-type conjugative transfer system protein TraG; K03205 type IV secretion system protein VirD4) produces MIHAIKIKTALANMMRMAARDPLWAIVALITFPLRYAKSFVMGAAGYLFVVFTVYFGIDYFRRVMLGGHRGDVIWHIGDWVVILFAVVLLIRLLSVPLITHFGSAMDDTHGSARFAGRREIAPLTKAGSGLPASGRSLRRSCAIMPIRNSSDCLASRTDKAGEMNQAVHITPMNRSARVLDAFAVAAAEDPS; encoded by the coding sequence ATGATCCATGCCATCAAGATCAAAACCGCCTTGGCAAACATGATGCGCATGGCGGCCCGCGATCCGCTCTGGGCGATCGTCGCCCTGATCACCTTTCCGCTGCGATATGCCAAGTCGTTTGTCATGGGTGCGGCCGGCTACTTGTTTGTCGTGTTCACCGTCTACTTCGGGATCGACTACTTCAGACGTGTGATGCTCGGCGGCCACAGGGGTGACGTCATCTGGCATATCGGCGACTGGGTGGTCATTCTTTTTGCCGTCGTGCTGCTCATACGATTGTTGTCGGTTCCCTTGATCACGCATTTTGGATCGGCGATGGACGATACGCATGGGTCTGCGCGCTTTGCCGGCCGAAGAGAGATTGCGCCGCTCACCAAGGCGGGCAGTGGCCTGCCGGCCAGCGGCCGATCGTTGCGACGAAGTTGCGCTATTATGCCGATCCGGAATTCGTCGGATTGTTTGGCAAGCAGGACAGATAAGGCAGGAGAAATGAACCAGGCGGTTCACATCACCCCGATGAACCGATCGGCGCGCGTCTTGGACGCATTCGCAGTCGCGGCAGCGGAAGATCCGTCATGA
- a CDS encoding diguanylate cyclase (KEGG: rec:RHECIAT_PA0000115 putative sensory box/GGDEF family protein~TIGRFAM: diguanylate cyclase~PFAM: GGDEF domain containing protein~SMART: GGDEF domain containing protein), which translates to MSCKGNQAVFGMDEIFEQLLHLSGRTETLIAVYDGHDRLRYANSAFRSVYFIEPDEIPLWPDLMRRNFELARGTVIRTSNFDEWLRSTQSRRGKIGYRAFETDLCDGRWFWMTEAVQKNGWMLCIASDITSLRVHGRTVRQDRDQAIKASYTDELTGVANRRFVMARVDDMLTAARHGNNGCLAVFDIDNFKHINDRLGHHAGDVVLRDFAHRIHQNVRRSDCFGRIGGEEFLLVMPATGPEDAIAMVECMLTVIRFSRPLPESPDFSYTCSAGIAACASSDSASELYRRADQALYAAKLSGRDRVRAA; encoded by the coding sequence ATGTCATGCAAAGGCAACCAGGCAGTGTTCGGTATGGACGAAATTTTCGAGCAGCTTCTGCACCTTTCTGGACGCACAGAGACGCTCATTGCCGTCTACGATGGTCATGACCGGCTGCGGTACGCCAACAGCGCCTTTCGTTCTGTCTATTTCATCGAGCCCGATGAAATTCCACTCTGGCCTGATCTCATGCGGCGCAATTTCGAGCTCGCGCGAGGCACTGTCATTCGGACGAGCAATTTCGACGAGTGGCTGCGCTCGACGCAGTCACGCCGCGGCAAGATCGGCTATCGAGCTTTCGAGACGGACCTGTGCGATGGCCGGTGGTTTTGGATGACCGAGGCGGTCCAGAAGAACGGTTGGATGTTGTGCATTGCGAGCGACATCACCAGTTTACGAGTACATGGCAGGACTGTCCGGCAGGATCGGGACCAGGCGATCAAGGCTTCTTACACCGACGAACTCACGGGTGTCGCCAACCGCCGCTTTGTGATGGCACGCGTCGACGACATGCTGACAGCCGCCCGGCACGGAAACAACGGATGCCTTGCCGTATTCGACATCGACAATTTCAAGCACATCAACGATAGGCTTGGTCACCATGCTGGAGATGTCGTCCTGCGCGATTTTGCTCATCGCATTCATCAGAATGTTCGCCGCAGCGATTGTTTTGGACGGATCGGCGGAGAAGAGTTCCTTCTCGTGATGCCGGCAACCGGGCCGGAAGACGCCATTGCCATGGTCGAGTGCATGCTGACGGTGATCCGCTTCTCCCGGCCTCTGCCTGAATCACCCGACTTCAGCTACACCTGCTCCGCCGGTATCGCCGCTTGCGCCTCGTCAGACAGCGCTTCAGAGCTTTATCGACGCGCCGATCAAGCGCTCTACGCTGCCAAGTTGAGCGGACGGGACAGGGTGCGCGCGGCGTAG
- a CDS encoding diguanylate cyclase/phosphodiesterase with Chase sensor (KEGG: ret:RHE_CH02148 putative sensory box/GGDEF family protein~TIGRFAM: diguanylate cyclase~PFAM: EAL domain protein; CHASE domain protein; GGDEF domain containing protein~SMART: EAL domain protein; GGDEF domain containing protein) — MKFRSNLARSVISHTSAFAPAIFAAIIATIVVWVATNWRLERSLADERSIVAGELATISSRLQTNLNSNVKLLQGLAAGIAVNPEMGQNGFSKLAAQILQPDSQLRSFAAAPDLVVSWVYPEKGNEKAVGLDYRNNEKQRAAAMLARNTHNIVLTGPVELVQGGTAFVVRCPVYINTGTSQVFWGLLSGIVDIPKLYQESGLASTELEIAISTVPEPNSPKQVFFGSLATFSSKPVQTSVDMVYGRWTLAALPKQGWGQNSGIGIFEFYASLLALCVVAPIVWIGFLTGSRQRTIEKLRLHKKKLVRARQRLEHLSLHDALTGLPNRRFVDRMISQPPRPRPQDCLIFIHIDLDRFKEINDTRGHAGGDAVLQATASRLADLVGPNDVAARIGGDEFIFASWSADPEPKATALARQIVDTLDQPLIIDDAACVVGASVGVAWETERALGPDLGQLLLNADLALYEAKKAGRGRAAVFTEELRSAAIHSKELADEFKQALDRDELVAFFQPQFDANTLDLAGVETLARWDHPQKGLLAPDKFLDVAEKLGRTGDMDRLILQKALFELTRWDSLGMQIPRVSVNISARRLAQPNLLAELSELPIAKGRLCFELLETISFNDLQPVLKEIIPAVKKLGIEIEIDDFGTEHASIVSLLRFEPRRLKIDREIIKPIVASPSQRRLVSSIIEIGRSQNIDIVAEGVETMDHAKILKDLGCHILQGYALARPMTSEQLIEFYCVKDKGMTEAGR; from the coding sequence GGTCGCAACGAACTGGCGGCTGGAGCGATCGCTGGCCGATGAACGCTCGATCGTTGCCGGCGAGCTTGCCACCATATCCTCCCGGCTTCAGACGAACCTCAACAGCAATGTGAAGCTGTTGCAGGGGCTGGCGGCCGGCATCGCAGTCAATCCAGAAATGGGCCAAAACGGATTTTCCAAACTTGCCGCGCAGATCCTGCAACCCGATTCGCAATTGCGAAGCTTCGCTGCCGCGCCCGACCTGGTGGTCAGCTGGGTTTATCCGGAGAAAGGAAACGAAAAGGCCGTCGGGCTCGACTACCGAAACAATGAGAAGCAACGGGCTGCCGCGATGCTGGCGCGCAACACCCACAATATCGTTCTGACGGGCCCAGTGGAGCTTGTCCAAGGTGGAACCGCTTTTGTCGTCAGGTGCCCGGTCTACATCAATACCGGAACAAGCCAGGTCTTTTGGGGCCTGCTTTCCGGAATAGTCGACATACCGAAGCTTTACCAGGAAAGTGGCCTTGCTTCGACCGAGCTTGAGATCGCCATCAGCACCGTACCGGAGCCGAATTCGCCCAAACAGGTTTTTTTCGGCAGCCTGGCAACTTTTTCCAGCAAACCGGTTCAGACATCCGTTGACATGGTTTATGGCCGATGGACCCTCGCCGCACTGCCAAAGCAGGGATGGGGCCAAAATAGCGGGATCGGCATTTTTGAGTTCTACGCCAGCCTGTTGGCATTATGTGTCGTTGCACCGATTGTCTGGATCGGCTTTCTGACCGGATCACGCCAAAGAACGATCGAAAAGCTTCGCCTTCACAAGAAAAAGCTCGTTCGAGCACGACAGAGGCTGGAGCATCTCTCATTGCATGACGCATTGACGGGGCTTCCCAATCGACGATTTGTCGACCGGATGATCTCGCAACCGCCGAGACCCCGTCCACAAGATTGTCTGATATTCATTCACATCGACCTGGATCGATTTAAAGAGATCAACGACACGAGAGGGCATGCTGGCGGTGACGCGGTCTTGCAAGCAACGGCTTCTCGCCTTGCCGATTTGGTTGGTCCAAACGACGTAGCGGCTCGGATCGGTGGAGATGAGTTCATCTTCGCCAGTTGGAGTGCCGATCCGGAGCCGAAGGCAACCGCATTGGCCCGACAAATTGTCGATACGCTCGATCAGCCCCTCATCATCGACGATGCGGCGTGTGTTGTCGGTGCAAGCGTCGGCGTCGCCTGGGAGACTGAACGTGCTCTCGGTCCGGACCTCGGCCAATTGCTTCTCAATGCCGATTTGGCTCTTTACGAGGCAAAGAAGGCGGGTCGCGGCCGCGCGGCGGTTTTTACGGAAGAGCTTCGCAGCGCCGCGATCCACTCGAAAGAATTGGCGGACGAATTCAAGCAAGCGCTAGATCGCGATGAACTCGTTGCATTCTTTCAACCGCAGTTCGATGCAAATACGTTGGACCTTGCCGGCGTCGAGACACTTGCCCGTTGGGATCACCCGCAAAAAGGTCTGCTCGCCCCGGACAAATTTCTGGACGTTGCGGAAAAACTGGGGCGCACCGGCGACATGGATAGGCTGATCCTGCAAAAGGCCCTGTTCGAGCTGACAAGATGGGACAGTCTGGGAATGCAAATTCCACGTGTCTCTGTCAACATTTCAGCGCGTCGGCTGGCGCAGCCAAATCTGCTTGCCGAGCTGTCCGAACTTCCCATAGCGAAAGGTCGCCTGTGTTTCGAGCTGCTCGAGACAATCTCCTTCAATGATCTTCAACCTGTTCTCAAAGAGATCATTCCAGCCGTCAAAAAGCTTGGCATCGAAATCGAGATCGATGACTTCGGCACCGAACATGCCAGCATTGTCAGTCTGCTTCGATTTGAGCCGCGACGACTGAAGATCGATCGCGAAATTATCAAGCCGATTGTCGCGTCTCCATCTCAGCGCCGCCTGGTCTCCTCCATTATCGAAATCGGCCGATCGCAGAACATCGACATCGTTGCAGAGGGCGTGGAGACAATGGACCATGCGAAGATCCTGAAGGATCTCGGTTGCCATATATTGCAAGGTTACGCTCTGGCACGGCCAATGACCTCGGAGCAGTTGATTGAATTTTATTGTGTGAAGGACAAAGGAATGACAGAGGCAGGCCGATAG
- a CDS encoding WGR domain protein (PFAM: WGR domain protein~SMART: WGR domain protein~KEGG: hypothetical protein) produces the protein MTVQPYRLYIERIDPSKNMARFYALSIEPNLFGETSLVRSWGRIGSRGQQKIHVFDSEAKAVDLLLTLLRRKRSRGYRVLQ, from the coding sequence ATGACAGTTCAGCCCTATCGCCTCTACATCGAACGCATCGATCCATCGAAGAACATGGCCCGCTTTTATGCGCTGTCGATCGAGCCGAACCTCTTCGGTGAGACCTCGCTGGTGCGCAGCTGGGGACGCATCGGCAGCCGCGGTCAGCAGAAGATCCATGTCTTCGACAGCGAGGCAAAAGCCGTCGATCTCCTGCTCACCCTTTTGCGCAGGAAGCGGTCGAGAGGCTATCGGGTCCTGCAGTGA
- a CDS encoding domain of unknown function DUF1738 (PFAM: domain of unknown function DUF1738~KEGG: rec:RHECIAT_PB0000154 probable DNA conjugal transfer antirestriction protein) codes for MSRQQSNQRTDIHSRITNTIIADLERGVRPWTKPWTTGHAASEVSRPLRHNGQPYSGINVLLLWSEAIARGFASSRWMTFRQAIELGGAVRKGETGTTVVFASSFVRTETTETGTEIEQDIPFLKAYTVFNTDQIAGLDGRFDEIAPHQDPMSRIGDAGRFFANTGALIRHGGSAAYYAAQRDYIQMPCLDAFRDDASYVAVLSHEITHWTAAPRRLDRDLSRYAKDRSERAREELIAELGSAFLCADLGIVPELEPRPDHARYLDGWLKVLDHDKRAIFSAAAYAQRAVDYLHSLQPELDEEEAA; via the coding sequence ATGAGCAGGCAGCAATCCAACCAACGAACCGATATCCACAGCCGCATCACCAACACGATCATCGCCGATCTCGAACGGGGCGTGCGGCCATGGACCAAACCCTGGACGACGGGACATGCGGCAAGTGAGGTCAGCCGGCCACTGCGCCACAACGGCCAACCCTATTCCGGGATCAACGTCCTGCTGCTGTGGTCCGAAGCCATCGCCCGCGGCTTTGCCTCATCACGCTGGATGACCTTTCGCCAGGCAATCGAGCTCGGCGGCGCCGTTCGCAAGGGCGAAACCGGCACGACCGTGGTCTTTGCCAGTTCGTTCGTCCGCACCGAGACGACCGAGACGGGGACCGAGATCGAACAGGACATTCCATTCCTCAAAGCCTACACAGTGTTCAACACCGATCAGATCGCCGGTCTTGATGGCCGCTTTGATGAGATCGCACCTCACCAGGATCCGATGAGCCGCATCGGCGATGCCGGCCGCTTTTTTGCCAATACCGGCGCGCTGATCCGCCACGGAGGATCGGCTGCCTATTATGCCGCTCAGCGTGATTACATCCAGATGCCATGCCTGGATGCCTTCCGGGACGATGCTTCCTATGTCGCCGTCCTCAGCCACGAGATCACGCACTGGACCGCCGCACCGCGACGCCTTGATCGCGATCTCAGCCGCTACGCGAAAGACCGGAGCGAACGCGCCCGCGAGGAGCTGATTGCCGAACTCGGCAGCGCGTTTCTCTGCGCCGATCTCGGCATCGTTCCCGAGCTCGAACCACGCCCCGACCACGCACGCTATCTCGATGGCTGGCTGAAGGTTCTCGACCACGACAAGCGCGCCATCTTCTCGGCGGCAGCATATGCGCAGCGCGCCGTCGACTACCTGCATTCCTTGCAGCCGGAACTCGACGAGGAGGAGGCGGCGTAA
- a CDS encoding HipA N-terminal domain protein (TIGRFAM: HipA N-terminal domain protein~PFAM: HipA domain protein~KEGG: smd:Smed_5805 HipA domain protein) encodes MAKMFQAPNAIPSLEVLLNDLKVGTLVRTPGDFNAFSFDEAYRATGGFPVLSLSFRAATGGLRKDPKPIAGALPAFFANLLPEDKLREAMEKHHAGHVRASNDFDLLAALGQDLPGAVRVVPSGGTTAVIEDASSGKPKARFSLAGVQMKLSVMKNTGRGGGLTLPMGDEQGHYIAKFPSTSFPGVSENEYANLALAAAIGMEVPERELVEKSDFEGIPEEFDTLSDGKVLLVKRFDRGAGAERIHIEDFAQVFGIYPSRKYEAAAYHDIASALGVAISPTAALEFVRRLAFTAITGNGDMHLKNWSLIYRGNGDKPELAPIYDVLSTVPYIPADAMALSLGGERSFKALVAQRWKIFANRARLPEPAVLKAVIDVVERVNRHWWSLPERAVVPEKVLERIDEHVKVMTPVLSSCANQ; translated from the coding sequence ATGGCTAAGATGTTTCAGGCTCCCAACGCCATTCCTTCGCTTGAGGTGCTGCTGAACGATCTGAAGGTCGGCACACTCGTCAGGACGCCTGGAGATTTCAATGCGTTCAGCTTCGATGAAGCTTATCGCGCGACGGGTGGGTTCCCAGTCCTTAGCCTGTCATTCCGGGCGGCGACGGGAGGGTTGCGCAAGGATCCCAAGCCAATTGCCGGCGCCTTGCCGGCGTTCTTCGCCAATCTTCTTCCTGAAGACAAATTGCGCGAGGCGATGGAAAAGCACCACGCAGGTCATGTGCGCGCGAGCAACGATTTTGATCTACTGGCCGCACTCGGTCAGGACCTGCCGGGCGCTGTCCGCGTTGTACCGAGCGGTGGCACGACGGCGGTGATCGAGGACGCGTCGAGCGGCAAGCCGAAAGCCCGGTTTTCACTCGCGGGTGTGCAGATGAAACTCTCGGTGATGAAGAACACTGGCAGGGGTGGTGGCCTAACCTTGCCGATGGGTGACGAGCAGGGCCATTACATCGCAAAGTTTCCTTCGACATCGTTTCCTGGTGTCTCTGAAAACGAGTACGCCAACCTTGCATTGGCTGCAGCGATCGGCATGGAAGTGCCAGAACGCGAGCTTGTCGAGAAGTCCGATTTCGAAGGGATCCCCGAGGAGTTCGACACGCTGTCGGACGGAAAGGTCCTCCTGGTCAAACGCTTCGATCGGGGCGCCGGCGCCGAACGCATCCATATCGAGGATTTCGCCCAGGTCTTCGGCATTTATCCCTCGCGCAAATACGAGGCCGCGGCATACCACGATATAGCCTCCGCCCTCGGTGTCGCCATCTCGCCGACGGCCGCCCTCGAGTTCGTACGCCGTCTGGCCTTCACGGCAATAACCGGCAATGGCGACATGCACCTCAAAAACTGGTCGCTGATCTATCGTGGCAATGGCGACAAGCCGGAGCTCGCGCCGATCTACGATGTCCTGTCGACCGTGCCCTATATTCCCGCCGACGCGATGGCGCTGTCGCTCGGCGGCGAGCGCTCCTTCAAGGCGCTCGTCGCGCAGCGATGGAAGATCTTCGCCAACCGCGCGAGGCTGCCGGAGCCGGCTGTGCTGAAGGCGGTCATCGATGTCGTTGAACGCGTCAACAGGCATTGGTGGAGCCTTCCGGAACGGGCCGTCGTCCCGGAAAAAGTGCTCGAGCGGATCGATGAGCACGTGAAGGTGATGACGCCGGTACTCAGCAGTTGCGCCAATCAATGA
- a CDS encoding transcriptional regulator, XRE family (PFAM: helix-turn-helix domain protein~SMART: helix-turn-helix domain protein~KEGG: pde:Pden_1547 transcriptional regulator, XRE family): MIPDSAALLQIGRLLKKARQASAMTQEQVADLAGISRPRYRDIETGVAAARATTLLNVARALGLEMMMIPQAMVPAVEALLRPHDDDDLPAFISRPDDNDHG, encoded by the coding sequence ATGATCCCAGATTCGGCGGCTTTGCTCCAAATCGGGCGGTTATTGAAGAAGGCACGACAGGCCTCGGCAATGACCCAGGAACAGGTCGCCGATTTGGCTGGCATTTCGCGCCCTCGTTATCGCGACATCGAGACGGGGGTCGCCGCGGCTCGCGCGACGACTTTGCTGAATGTCGCCCGCGCGCTCGGCCTGGAAATGATGATGATCCCCCAAGCAATGGTTCCCGCGGTCGAGGCCTTGCTGCGCCCACATGACGACGATGATCTCCCGGCTTTCATCTCCCGCCCCGACGATAACGATCATGGCTAA
- a CDS encoding mobilization protein C (KEGG: mobilization protein C) — translation MTVVRKTIGERLAQLEAQRQTLQIRLGKQERAIDTRRKVLIGALVLHRLENDRDVQIGGLAAWLRSELPKFLTRDGDRDLFDDLLKPQANEPTIGNIGSGSAV, via the coding sequence ATGACAGTGGTACGCAAAACCATCGGCGAACGGCTGGCGCAGCTGGAAGCCCAGCGACAGACATTGCAGATCCGTCTCGGCAAGCAGGAGCGCGCCATCGACACCCGCCGCAAGGTGCTGATCGGCGCACTGGTGCTGCATAGGCTGGAGAATGATCGCGATGTGCAGATCGGCGGACTGGCAGCCTGGCTCAGATCCGAACTGCCAAAATTCCTCACCCGCGATGGCGATCGGGACCTGTTCGACGATCTGCTGAAGCCGCAGGCAAATGAGCCGACTATCGGCAATATCGGCAGTGGGAGTGCGGTGTGA